Proteins encoded together in one Gigantopelta aegis isolate Gae_Host chromosome 8, Gae_host_genome, whole genome shotgun sequence window:
- the LOC121379807 gene encoding uncharacterized protein LOC121379807 — protein MIHNLAVFNDRYLSPPPTFKMLTLRDIIAVIRPGDWLASLDLKDAYLHVPMHADFHHYLRFVLQGRHYEWKVLPFGISIAPWLFTRITTPMSRFLHRRGISFYPYLDDCLMRCHSKTGLTAHVAFIMDFLKQLGWIINIEKSRLAPTHSLQFIGAWLRPDLGLVQVPLDRWEKIQTMIVIALTAPMTFRGWQSLLGLLTSAQDLTLRGRLQLRRLQMFLNPFVRFNNPDLIISLPDDLRSSLQWWQLRSNVLEGVSMRAFIATHHLFVDASLEGWGAHLSNQTTSGLWSPVELGLHINLLELLAVYYAILHWRQMLTEASLMVATDSTTAAAYINRQGGTHSSSLLQKKADGVDDVPGPARRQFDVNVL, from the coding sequence ATGATTCACAACTTGGCGGTCTTCAACGACCGCTATCTGTCTCCTCCTCCGACCTTCAAGATGTTAACGTTGCGAGATATCATAGCCGTGATCAGACCGGGGGATTGGCTTGCCTCGCTAGATCTCAAGGACGCCTACCTGCACGTTCCGATGCATGCCGATTTCCATCACTACCTACGGTTTGTGCTACAGGGTCGGCATTACGAATGGAAAGTCCTGCCCTTTGGGATATCCATAGCGCCATGGCTGTTCACCAGAATCACGACTCCGATGTCACGCTTCCTGCATCGCAGAGGTATATCCTTTTACCCATACCTCGACGATTGCCTGATGAggtgtcacagcaagacagggCTGACTGCACATGTTGCCTTCATCATGGACTTTCTCAAGCAGCTGGGTTGGATTATCAACATCGAGAAATCTCGACTGGCTCCCACACATTCTCTACAGTTCATAGGCGCTTGGCTTCGACCCGACCTGGGCCTCGTTCAAGTTCCCTTAGACCGTTGGGAGAAGATCCAGACCATGATTGTCATAGCCCTCACCGCTCCAATGACCTTCCGCGGTTGGCAGAGTCTCCTGGGTCTCCTCACTTCTGCCCAGGATTTGACACTCAGAGGTCGTCTCCAGTTGCGGCGCTTGCAGATGTTTCTCAACCCGTTTGTTCGTTTCAACAATCCGGACTTGATCATCTCACTTCCAGACGATCTACGCTCCAGCCTGCAGTGGTGGCAGCTCCGATCGAACGTCTTAGAAGGTGTCTCTATGCGGGCCTTCATAGCCACTCATCACCTATTCGTCGACGCGTCACTGGAAGGTTGGGGAGCCCATCTAAGCAACCAGACTACTTCAGGGCTGTGGTCTCCCGTCGAACTTGGACTCCACATCAACCTGTTAGAGTTGTTGGCAGTCTACTACGCTATCCTTCATTGGCGACAGATGTTGACGGAAGCCTCTCTCATGGTGGCCACAGACAGTACGACCGCGGCGGCTTACATCAATCGTCAGGGCGGAActcactccagcagtctgctgca